CGAGCCGCCAGGCGCTCTGCCCCGTGGCCGCCATCGCCAGGAGACTTCGACCGCTGTAGCCATGCCGAAGGGCAACGATCTCCTGCCGTCCGGTGTAGAGCTGGGCGAGAAGGATCGCGGTCTCGTTGGCCTCGGTTCCGGAGTTGGTGAAGAAACTCTTCTGGAGCTTCCCCGGAGTGATCGCGGCGAGCTTCTCGGCGACGGCTACCATGGGCTCGTTGGGAAAGAGGGTCGAGACGTGCTGCAAAGTATCGACCTGCTCCTTGATGGCCTGGTTGACGTGGGGATGGCAATGCCCGACGCTGATGGTGACGATGCCCCCAAAAAAGTCGAGGTACTGCCTCCCGTCGGCGTCGTACACGTACTTTCCTTCGCCGCGTACGAGTGGCATCGGCTTCGAATAATAGGTTGCCACCGAGGGGAATATGAACTGGTTCTTCTTGTCGATGATTCGGGAGGAGGCGCTCATGTCGCAACGAGCTTATCATGCCCCTGGTGGGCGAAGAGGGCGGTAGCGCGGCTACGAACGACGATATCGAACCGCGAGAGCGGTCACGTTGTCTCTGCCGCCGTTGTCGTTCGCGGCGCCAATCAGCCTCTCGATCAAGCGGGGAAGGGTTCCGTTTCCGTTTCGCACCATCTCGGACAAGCGTTCTCCAGGAACCATGCCGTGGAGCCCGTCCGAGCAGAGCAGAAACAGATCGTTGTCCTGGACCGGGTGTTCCTGGACTGCAAGATCGATGTTCTCTTTGGCGCCGATCGCCTTGGTGATGATGTTCTTCATGGGATGGCCGTGCGCCTCTTCGGCGAGGAGCACACCCTCGTCGACCGCGGCCTGCACCCACGAATCGTCCACGGTCAATTGCTCGAAGACCCCGTTGCGGAGGCGGTAAGCGCGGGAGTCACCGGCGCTCACCAGGTAGAAGGCCTCGTCGTCCAGCAGGGCGGCGGTGATGGTAGTTCCCATTCCCGTATAATCCTGCCGCTTGTCCGCTTCTTTCCACACGCGTTTGTTGGCGAGCATCACCGACGTGAGGATCCGGTTGGCGTTCCACGACAGCTTCGGGTCGACTCCATAGGGCCAGGTGATTTCTTCTTCCTCCCGGGAGCGCAGGACGAAGTTCGCCACGGTCTCGACCGCGATACGGGACGCGATCTCGCCGGCGTTGTGGCCTCCCATTCCGTCGGCCACGACGAAAAGGCCAAGATCGTCGTCCAGCAACAGACTATCCTCGTTCAGCCTGCGGCGCAGGCCCACGTGGCTCTCACCGTAGCTTTCAATCATCGAT
This portion of the Vicinamibacteria bacterium genome encodes:
- a CDS encoding protein phosphatase 2C domain-containing protein, with translation MIESYGESHVGLRRRLNEDSLLLDDDLGLFVVADGMGGHNAGEIASRIAVETVANFVLRSREEEEITWPYGVDPKLSWNANRILTSVMLANKRVWKEADKRQDYTGMGTTITAALLDDEAFYLVSAGDSRAYRLRNGVFEQLTVDDSWVQAAVDEGVLLAEEAHGHPMKNIITKAIGAKENIDLAVQEHPVQDNDLFLLCSDGLHGMVPGERLSEMVRNGNGTLPRLIERLIGAANDNGGRDNVTALAVRYRRS